A stretch of DNA from Pseudorca crassidens isolate mPseCra1 chromosome X, mPseCra1.hap1, whole genome shotgun sequence:
CATGAAGAACCCCAAAGAGAGGACAGCTCTTTTTGAAGAGATCAGTCGCTCTGGGGAGCTGGCCCAGGAATATGACAAGCGAAAAAAGGAAATGGTGAAAGCTGAAGAGGACACGCAGTTTAATTACCATCGCAAAAAAAACATCGCAGCTGAACGCAAGGAGgccaaacaagaaaaagaagaggtagGTGGCCAGGTTGCCTCTGGGCTCTGAGAGGCCAGATTGAAGCCAGTGCCTTACTGATGCACCCCTGCCTCCACACCCCTATTTGCACAGGCTGACCGCTACCAGCGCCTGAAGGATGAGGTGGTGCGAGCTCAGGTACAGTTGCAACTTTTCAAACTTTATCATAATGAAGTGGAAATCGAGAAACTCAACAAAGAACTGGCCTCTAAGAACAAGGAGATCGAGAAGGACAAGAAGCGGATGGACAAGGTAGAGGATGAgctgaaggagaagaagaaggagctgGGCAAAATGATGCGGGAACAGCAGCAGATTGAGAAGGAGATCAAGTAAGTGGCAGGCCTGGGCATGTGACATGTGGAAAGCCAAGAGGCTGTGCTGTTTCCTTGGGCTCCTCTGAGCCCAGAGCCCAGTGTCTGTACTAGTTTCTCTATCTTCCCCTTGACTTGCTTTGGCTAGAATCAGACACATTTGTTGACTTGCATTTTAGACAAATAGAGTATTTAAGTACTCAGACTCCGGGTAGATAGGTACTCAGAAGATGAGAACTTGAAAGGGGTGGTGGCTTTGCCAAGTGAGAGGAAGTGATGGGAAGCCACTCGTGGCTGGTAGTCTCTTCCTAGAAGAGGAAAACTGGAGCTTGAAGTTTAAAGGACAGAAATTTGAAAAGGTTAAGTCAGATTACGTGAACACAGGTTACTCTTGGGAGTTGTTACTGAGGGCCCTGGCCTGGCTAGGGTTGAGGCAGGGGTGGTAGCTTTACCTTATAGAGTGGCTGGAATGCATTTCTAGGGAATAGCCCCTGTTTTGAGGATCTGTGGGGCATCAGGCCCTTGTTCTTTTAGGCACTTCCCTGAGGCTTGGAGTTTAGGCCCCCTTTGGATTAAAAAGCCTTGGAACCCTCCCTTCTCCCACAGTGCTAACTggtttccccctcccctctggcaaaaGGGAGAAGGACTCAGAGCTGAACCAGAAGCGGCCTCAGTACATCAAAGCCAAGGAGAATACCTCCCACAAAATCAAGAAGCTGGAAGCAGCCAAGAAGTCCCTACAGAATGCTCAGAAGCATTACAAGAAGCGTAAAGGTGACATGGATGAGCTGGAAAAGGAGATGCTGTCAGTGGAGAAAGCCCGGCAGGAGTTTGAGGAACGGATGGAAGAGGAGAGTCAGAGTCAGGGCAGAGATTTGACCCTGGAGGAGAATCAGGTAAGCTCttgggcgggggttgggggggcgggAGTAGAGAGATCGCTGGGCTGACATGGACTGACTTGGTCATCCCTGTCCTCTTTCCCTGTCCCTGACACAGGTGAAGAAATACCACCGGTTGAAAGAAGAAGCCAGCAAGAGAGCAGCTACCCTGGCGCAGGAGCTTGAGAAGTTCAATCGAGACCAGAAGGCCGACCAGGACCGGCTGGATCTGGAAGAGCGGAAGAAAGTAGAGACAGAGGTGGGCATGCTGTACAAGATTAGGAATGATGGTCCAGAGAAAAGGAAGTAATGATAGCTTAACAGTAATGACAATAGCTAACATCTAGCAAACACTGTGTGCTAGACACTGTTTTTTACATGTATGCAGTCATTTAATtcctcattttccaaatgaggaaagtACAGCACAGAGGtgaagtaatttgcctaaggttattaagtggcagaactgggacgtGAACCTGGGCAGTCTAGCCCACACTTTTTTGGTTTGAGCCTGTCTTGATTGGTGAGGAAGTTAGCCCAGGCTGGGTAGAACACCTATGAGAGGGTTTCATAGGGCCCAGGGTGACCCCATCAGTTAGCAGAGCCACATTGAACACCATCTgtgtgtctgctttttttttttttaagatttaatttgatttatttttggctgcgatgcATCTTCGTTGCTGCCGTGCGGGCTTTCTCATTTTGTGGCgaatgggagctactctttgttgcggtatgcCAGCTTCTccttgcgatggcttctcttgttgcggagcacgagcactagggtgctcgggcttcagtagttgtggctcatgggcttagttgctctgcggcatgtgggatcttcccggaccagggatcgaacccatgttccctgtttggcagacggattcctatccactgcaccaccagggaagtccctgtgtgtcTGCTTTTTAATGGACCTCCTGCACTAGTGACCCATTGTCCGTGACTGTTGGGCTCTTGGATGAGCAGgcacatggggagggggatgagCCAGGGCCCCATGGTCTTGGAGTTAACTTACTCAGCCTATGGTGATGtagtgtatttgtctttctcccagGCCAAGatcaaacaaaagctgagggagatTGAAGAGAATCAGAAGCGGATTGAGAAACTGGAGGAATACATCACAACTAGCAAGTATGTGGCCTTGTAACCTTCCctcttacttccaggcctgttcTTGTGAACCCTTCCTGTCCTACCTCTCTCCAGGCAGGACCCACAGAGTCCCTCTCGGCCAGGAATATTTTCTGGCCAGCCAGGGTAacccttgtgtttccttactttgtAGGCAGTCCCTCGAGGAGCAGAAGAAGCTAGAGGGGGAGCTGACAGAGGAGGTGGAGATGGCCAAGCGGCGAATTGATGAGATCAATAAGGAGCTGAACCAGGTGATGGAGCAGCTGGGGGATGCACGCATTGACCGCCAGGAGAGCAGCCGCCAACAGCGTAAGGCAGAAATTATGGAAAGCATCAAGCGCCTGTACCCTGGCTCTGTGGTAAGAGTGGAGAGGGAACTcatttcctgagcacttactTTCACACTCACTGTCAGATAAttttcacagcagccctgtgaggaTAGGATTGCTAATCCCATTTTTACAGCtagggaaactgagggtcagagaggttaaatgacttgctcaaaaCAGCATAGCTTATAAGTATAAGAACTgcaattcagggacttccctggtggggcagtggttaagaatccgcctgccagtgcaggggacacaggttcgatctctggtccaggaagatcccacatgcctcagagcaactaagcccgtgcgccacaactactgagcctgcgctctagagcccgagcgccacaactcctgaagcccgcgtgctttgAGCCcgtccgcaacaaaagaagccaccgcagtgagaagcccatgcgccgcaacgaagagtagtcctcgctcaccacagctagagaaaccctgcgtgcagcaatgaagacccaacacagccaaactaaataaaatttaaaaaaagaaaaaaaaactgcagttCAGACCCAACTTGTTCTGATTCTTAACCTCGTGTTCTTTGCATCACACCAGTTGTATCTTCCTGAAAGTTTTGTCTTGCTTGTGTCCACTCCTTTGTGGGAGGTGGGGAAACTGGAGAGGGCTTTGGGAAGGGAAGGGGCCACAGGGCAGGAATTAGCTCCCAGGAAGTAGCtctgtgcaggcttcagtatgAGCTTCTTTGGCATGTAACAACCAGCTCATTCACTAGGCTTTATCAGATCTCTTGGCCTCTTAAACCAAATCCTGAGTCCCCAGATTCCCTAAATATTATTCCTCTATTGCTGTAATTCCATCCCTGGGTTCAACTTAATTGAGTTCCACAACTATTTCCTGATCTTTCCTATAGACACTGCTGGGGAGTTGATAAGGAGGAGTTAGGCTCAGTCACTGCCCTTAAAGATCTTACCCTTTATCTGATAGTTCTTAGGGAACCATGGTTGATTTGGGAGACATGGGGGAAGTGAACTGAACAAAGAGATTTACTTGCTGGGTGTTTGTGAGAGTTTGATATAATGCATATAGGGTCTCTGGCATAATGCCTGGGGTGGCAGTGGTCTGCGAAATGGTAAAAGTGAGGTTTAGAAAGATGATTTTTGGATTCAGACATGACTGCCTGAAGTTGTTGTTGCTTTAAAGCCAGAGTAGGTTTTTCTTCCGTAGTGTGGGGGCTGTGTTCCTGATAGAAATTCTGACCTGCTCCCACCCCCTTCCAAGCTGGGAATTGGGGTTCCCAAGCCAGCTCCCAAAAGCCTCATGCTTcacttttctcttctgactttccCTAGTACGGCCGCCTCATTGACCTCTGCCAACCCACACAAAAGAAGTATCAGATTGCAGTAACCAAGGTTTTGGGTAAGAACATGGATGCCATTATCGTGGACTCAGAGAAGACAGGCCGGGACTGTATTCAGTATATCAAGGAGCAGCGTGGGGAGCCTGAGACCTTCTTGCCTCTTGATTACCTGGAGGTGAAGCTGGTGGTCATGGGGTCAGGGCAGTGTGAGAGGGCTGCTCCTCCTAGCCCTCCGTGTTCTGCCACTTAACTGAGCTTCTTCTCACAGGTGAAACCTACAGATGAGAAACTCCGGGAGCTGAAGGGGGCCAAGCTGGTGATTGACGTTATTCGCTATGAGCCACCTCACATCAAAAAGGCCCTGCAGTACGCTTGTGGCAATGCCCTTGTCTGTGACAATGTGGAGGATGCCCGCCGCATTGCCTTTGGAGGCCACCAGCGCCACAAGGTATGGATTCCCTTGCCCATATTGGAGCTGGACAGGCTTAGTATTGGCAATTCCTCTGTTTagcttctcccctctcctctcttctccctgctGTGTGTAGACAGTGGCACTGGATGGGACCCTGTTCCAGAAGTCAGGGGTGATCTCTGGCGGGGCTAGTGATCTGAAGGCCAAGGCCCGGCGCTGGGATGAGAAAGCAGTAGACAagttgaaagagaagaaagagcgGTTGACAGAAGAGCTGAAGGTAAGCCATAGGCAGGGCTGTCCCTAGGAATGGGGGTCCGAAGCCCAGGCCAGCCGGCCACCTTCTTACCACCTAGCCCCTCTCGTCCACTTTAGGAGCAGATGAAGGCAAAGCGGAAAGAGGCAGAACTACGTCAGGTGCAGTCTCAGGCCCACGGACTGCAGATGCGGCTCAAGTACTCACAGAGTGACCTAGAACAGACCAAGACACGACATCTGGCCCTGAATCTGCAGGTGGGGCCTGGCCTTCAGCCCTGTTTGCCAAAGGCCATCCTCACATTCCTGGCCTAGGTTTTTCTGGGGGTGGGGAACTTGTCCCACTTCCTTTGGGGAACTGCTTTGGGGAACCAGCCATAGCATAGAGTCAGACAAGCAGGGGTTCAGATCTTGGCTCTGTATGACATTAGGCAAGTTACTAAACCTCTGTGttgtatctgttcaaatcttttgctcatttttgtatTGGTTTGtaagttttttgaaaaatatattccagaaaCAATATCTTTGTCAAGCATATGTGTTGCAAatactcaaaaaacaaaacaaaacaggaaaaaaaacaaaataaacctctCAGTGTCAATTTTTTCATCttaatctgtaaagtgggaggTAAAATTATAGGGTCCTTACAaagattgaatgagttaatatatgtgaagTATTTAGAGTGATTCCTCATAGCCAGTgaatgttcagtaaatgttaggtGCTATTAACATaactaattcattcaacaaatatttgagtttcttctgaaagttttCAAAGTGAGCTACAGATATTTCAGTCCCTGTGAGTGGGGGTACTTTTATAGATATATTAATGTGTTTGATTATGGGTGCTTCCCCAGCTAACCCTGGAGGTGTTATGTAATATGTAGtatatgtatcatttttctaaaatCAAAAAGTCTGAATTCCAAAACATATCTGGCCCCAGGGGTTATTGATGAGGGAGTGTGGGCCTGTAAGTAATGATGTTTACTGTGTGCCCAGCCTTTTGGATTGAAGTTGGCTGACTAGAGACCAGGGAGGAAGCCATGTGATGGTCCAAGTGAGAGATGATGCAGCCTTAACAGCAGTGCTAAGTCAGGTTCTCTCAGCATGTGGCGAGTTAGCCCTTTTTGTCCATGGGGCCAGTATACTCAGGGTGGCTCTTTTTCTCCAAGGATCCTGGTCTCTTTTGTCCTCTCAACCCTGTTTCCTTCAGGAAAAGTCCAAGCTGGAGAGTGAGCTAGCCAACTTTGGGCCTCGAATCAATGATATCAAGAGGATCATCCAGAGTCGAGAGAGGGAAATGAAAGACTTGAAGGAGAAGATGAACCAGGTTGGTAGAGGATGAGCCATGCCAGCATGTGCATCAGGGCAGGACTGAGGCTGGAAGCAGCACTCTGACCCAGAGGtccttttctctcccttgctTCTCCCCTCAGGTAGAGGATGAGGTATTTGAAGAGTTTTGTCGGGAGATTGGTGTGCGCAACATCCGGGAGTTTGAGGAAGAGAAGGTGAAGCGGCAGAATGAAATCGCCAAGAAGCGGTAGGTGGAAGTGTGGTTAGAAGGGGAGACTGGGGTGCCCTTGAGCCCCTAGCCTGACATCTGGGAAGTCAAATGCCATCGTAAGGCAGGGAGCAGCTTTTACAGCGATGGGCATTTATGGTAGGTCAGCCTTAACAGGGACATCATGGAAGCATGTGCACAGTATAGGGATTAAGAGTACCAGCTTTAAACGTGGTTTACCTGGGTTAAAATCCCAGCTCCATGGTTCATTTATCTTGGGCAGTGACTTGACCTCTCTAAGCCCTAGTTTCCTTATGCGTCAAGTGGGATAATTGTGATACCTATCACATAGAATTGTTGGGGTGGATCAGAGGTTGGGCTTAATCCTTATAAAGTATTTAGCATGATACTTTGCACCTACTAAGAGCAATAggtattagctttttttttttctggttgcgccatgtggcttgcaggatctcagtttcccaaccagggattgaacttgggccatggcagtgaaagcactgaatcctaaccactagaccaccagggaactcccaatagATATTAGCTTTTATTATTGTCATTGTCCTGATGGGTGATGTGGGAGAGGAGGACCAAAGTTCTAGGTTGGAAGAATAGTAAGAACAAAGCaagtttctcctttctttcccactttagtttattcatttgttcaacaaacctTGTTTGAATACCTACTTGTGCCCAGTTGTCCTGTGCTAGGTattggagagggtggggagatgaGGGTAAGATAGATGAACATGACACAGTCTCTCTGAAGGAGGTCACCCCCTGGACCCAGGGCTTCAGTCAGCAGTTCGTCTAGCCCATCACCCATACAGTAACTGTTCATTGCTCTCCTACCCCCAAGTCAGGCTCAAGGGATATAGAATTGAATCAGAGACTGTTCCTGTCCTCAGGGAGTTTTGGAGTAATGAGGGAGACAAACAAGTAGATCAGCAGTTTCAGAATGATGCTGTACTTGAGGTAGAtagaaaatacagaggaaaatgTTCAAGGAGCTGCaaatcaacaaaaggaaaaataaaaacctagagACCCAGTAGAATAATGGAGAGAGGATGTATTAGCATTTCATGGAAAGAGAAGCTCGAATGGCTAATAACTGTGAATTGATGTTCCATCTCATTCCTAATTAGAGAAAATGCGAATTAAAACAATCTAGCAGTATTTGGTGAAAATAAGTCTACACGAGCCCAATGACTTAGCAAAGCCACTCCTGAGTCTATATCCCAGAGAGGGTCTTAGCCACAGGGTGACAAAGAGACACATTCAAAGTTGTTCATCTTGGCATAATTTGTAATAGTGGGACATAGGTGGCAATGTAGACGGCCATCACTGCAGAGAAGTATAAGTTAAATGTGATGACTATACAGACTATGGAATACTGTGTAGCAGTTCAGACAAGAACTAGATTTACAGGCAGTAATAGGATAAATTTATAACACTGTACAtttgtataaatttaaaaacaaaacattttacaaggatatgcatttttaaggttatatacgtacgtatgtatgtgtgtgtatgtatgtgtgtgtatgtatgtctgtatgtCACTTTGGTGTACATGCTCACTGTAGGGAAGATAATAGGAGTAGAAATCAGATTgaaccaaaggagaaaagggaaaggtcTTGTACAGACAGCGATCGTAAGTGTTTTATGGACTATGGGGTATGATTACACCAAAAAGGGAGGAACCCAACAAATTGTAATAGAAACTAAGAACCTGCTCACAATCGTGAAGAAAGGTTTTATAGACCAAGGAGTGATGAACTGGAGACCTGTAGAGTGAGTAGGATTTAGCCAACCAGGCAGTAGACAGAAGAAAGGAGTTCCAAGCAGTGAGAACAGCATGCGCAGAGGTGTGAGAGAGCATACTATGTTCTGCAAACTAAGTATTGAATGTCTGGAGCAGAAAAATGGGGTCAGGAGGAAGGCGGAGGTGTTGGAGAGGTCAGCAGGGGCCAGATCACAGAAGGCTTTGTGAGTCACGCTTAGGAGATTGAACTTAAAATTGCATAGCTCAAAATTATAGAGTTAATTACATTCCATTTGGATTATAGTGACTAATAGGTTTAAGCTGCTAGCATGACATCTGGCAGCATCTGTCACACCATATTGGGGGGTGGAGGGACAGTTGGAAGTTAGACCGGCCTGTCCTGCTAGTATCTGCATATGCTGGTTACATACTCTTGAGTTTCTATagagatggggaggagggaactagcagaaatctattttctccattttttttttttttttttttttttactacccaAGCTCTGCCCTTTAGAGATTCTGGAATGTTGGGGCAGGGGTGTATGCGGGGGTTTGGGGGTAGTTGGAAAGAGTGAAAGCCCATGAACTGAATATGAACTGAATACAGCCAGTATACCTGGAGATGGTGATGATAACTAAaatttgttgagtgcttactgtgtaccaggcatggTTCTAAAgactttatacatattaactcCCAATAACtctgaggtaagtactattattatttccatttttcaggtgaggaaacaggcatgGAGAGTATGACTAACTTGTCTGAGATTCATtactagtaaatggcagagttgagATGCCAGTCCCCTTATCCCACCACATTATATTGCAAGGATGCCAGGAGAAGAAACCCAGATTTT
This window harbors:
- the LOC137216990 gene encoding structural maintenance of chromosomes protein 1A isoform X2, encoding MALGAVESIAMKNPKERTALFEEISRSGELAQEYDKRKKEMVKAEEDTQFNYHRKKNIAAERKEAKQEKEEADRYQRLKDEVVRAQVQLQLFKLYHNEVEIEKLNKELASKNKEIEKDKKRMDKVEDELKEKKKELGKMMREQQQIEKEIKEKDSELNQKRPQYIKAKENTSHKIKKLEAAKKSLQNAQKHYKKRKGDMDELEKEMLSVEKARQEFEERMEEESQSQGRDLTLEENQVKKYHRLKEEASKRAATLAQELEKFNRDQKADQDRLDLEERKKVETEAKIKQKLREIEENQKRIEKLEEYITTSKQSLEEQKKLEGELTEEVEMAKRRIDEINKELNQVMEQLGDARIDRQESSRQQRKAEIMESIKRLYPGSVYGRLIDLCQPTQKKYQIAVTKVLGKNMDAIIVDSEKTGRDCIQYIKEQRGEPETFLPLDYLEVKPTDEKLRELKGAKLVIDVIRYEPPHIKKALQYACGNALVCDNVEDARRIAFGGHQRHKTVALDGTLFQKSGVISGGASDLKAKARRWDEKAVDKLKEKKERLTEELKEQMKAKRKEAELRQVQSQAHGLQMRLKYSQSDLEQTKTRHLALNLQEKSKLESELANFGPRINDIKRIIQSREREMKDLKEKMNQVEDEVFEEFCREIGVRNIREFEEEKVKRQNEIAKKRLEFENQKTRLGIQLDFEKNQLKEDQDKVHMWEQTVKKDENEIEKLKKEEQRHMKIIDETMAQLQDLKNQHLAKKSEVNDKNHEMEEIRKKLGGANKEMTHLQKEVTAIETKLEQKRSDRHNLLQACKMQDIKLPLSKGTMDDISQEEGSSQGEDSVSGSQRTSNIYAREALIEIDYGDLCEDLKDAQAEEEIKQEMNTLQQKLNEQQSVLQRIAAPNMKAMEKLESVRDKFQETSDEFEAARKRAKKAKQAFEQIKKERFDRFNSCFESVATNIDEIYKALSRNSSAQAFLGPENPEEPYLDGINYNCVAPGKRFRPMDNLSGGEKTVAALALLFAIHSYKPAPFFVLDEIDAALDNTNIGKVANYIKEQSTCNFQAIVISLKEEFYTKAESLIGVYPEQGDCVISKVLTFDLTKYPDANPNPNEQ
- the LOC137216990 gene encoding structural maintenance of chromosomes protein 1A isoform X1 encodes the protein MGFLKLIEIENFKSYKGRQIIGPFQRFTAIIGPNGSGKSNLMDAISFVLGEKTSNLRVKTLRDLIHGAPVGKPAANRAFVSMVYSEEGAEDRTFARVIVGGSSEYKINNKVVQLHEYSEELEKLGILIKARNFLVFQGAVESIAMKNPKERTALFEEISRSGELAQEYDKRKKEMVKAEEDTQFNYHRKKNIAAERKEAKQEKEEADRYQRLKDEVVRAQVQLQLFKLYHNEVEIEKLNKELASKNKEIEKDKKRMDKVEDELKEKKKELGKMMREQQQIEKEIKEKDSELNQKRPQYIKAKENTSHKIKKLEAAKKSLQNAQKHYKKRKGDMDELEKEMLSVEKARQEFEERMEEESQSQGRDLTLEENQVKKYHRLKEEASKRAATLAQELEKFNRDQKADQDRLDLEERKKVETEAKIKQKLREIEENQKRIEKLEEYITTSKQSLEEQKKLEGELTEEVEMAKRRIDEINKELNQVMEQLGDARIDRQESSRQQRKAEIMESIKRLYPGSVYGRLIDLCQPTQKKYQIAVTKVLGKNMDAIIVDSEKTGRDCIQYIKEQRGEPETFLPLDYLEVKPTDEKLRELKGAKLVIDVIRYEPPHIKKALQYACGNALVCDNVEDARRIAFGGHQRHKTVALDGTLFQKSGVISGGASDLKAKARRWDEKAVDKLKEKKERLTEELKEQMKAKRKEAELRQVQSQAHGLQMRLKYSQSDLEQTKTRHLALNLQEKSKLESELANFGPRINDIKRIIQSREREMKDLKEKMNQVEDEVFEEFCREIGVRNIREFEEEKVKRQNEIAKKRLEFENQKTRLGIQLDFEKNQLKEDQDKVHMWEQTVKKDENEIEKLKKEEQRHMKIIDETMAQLQDLKNQHLAKKSEVNDKNHEMEEIRKKLGGANKEMTHLQKEVTAIETKLEQKRSDRHNLLQACKMQDIKLPLSKGTMDDISQEEGSSQGEDSVSGSQRTSNIYAREALIEIDYGDLCEDLKDAQAEEEIKQEMNTLQQKLNEQQSVLQRIAAPNMKAMEKLESVRDKFQETSDEFEAARKRAKKAKQAFEQIKKERFDRFNSCFESVATNIDEIYKALSRNSSAQAFLGPENPEEPYLDGINYNCVAPGKRFRPMDNLSGGEKTVAALALLFAIHSYKPAPFFVLDEIDAALDNTNIGKVANYIKEQSTCNFQAIVISLKEEFYTKAESLIGVYPEQGDCVISKVLTFDLTKYPDANPNPNEQ